In Miscanthus floridulus cultivar M001 chromosome 8, ASM1932011v1, whole genome shotgun sequence, the sequence ACTGAACAGGAACATTACCCTTTGGACTTTGGCACAATTACTTCTTAGTGTGTAGACACTAGACAtaaactttttttttcatttttcttagtTGACTTAGATTTTAATTAGGCATGCCCTTGGAACACAACGGAGAGGTCCACCAATGTCACCATGTCCACTGTCCATCAATGAATATGAGAAATCTTATGGGACAAACTCTCCGATTTTACCAAGGGCAGTAAGGGCCTGTTAGTTTGATGCTCAAACTTACCGCGCTGAACTTTTGGCAAACTGTGGCAAGCAAAAAAGCCACACTTGTGGCATGTTTTCGAAAGAAAATGAGTATGACGTGTGGGACATGATGCTAAAAAAGTATAGTATTACCATAGTTACAACACTGAACCAAACATATGCCTAAAAGACTATAGCACGCCCGACCTAAGGCATGGCAAATGTGCATAACCACTAGTCTACTGCACATATATTCATGTTGTTTCTATTGTTGCCGTGTGGTCTATGTTGATGGTGCTTCATCCATATGAATATATGATGATTATAGTGGAGTAAATTAAACTTAAACTATTATACCATTTTGATCCAGGTCTCCAAATTACTAGAATACTAATAGAGATCCCTAAACTACATATGGAGTAATAAACTACATAATACTATTCCTGCTATAAAGTACCGACGCCATAACTCATTAGCTGACGTGGCACTTCCGCATGAAGTTACATGCTTGCAGTTCATAATTATGCAAGTGATTCCTAAATTATAAACTATCTCTGTTGGGTGTAACGCAACTCAAACTTTTCTCCCCGTAGCCAACCTGATCGAGACTGTTTTTTTTCTTACACGAATATTTTTCACTCTTTTACCACCAAGCTCAAGTATGTTATGACGTGCCGTGCTTTCGCTGAGGGCGTGTTTGGTGCGGCTCCCGCAcagctccggctctggctccagCAACAGAGCTGCACCAAACGGTACAGGCCGGAGGAACCCTTCTGCCATGAAATGAGAGAGCAGATTTGGCGTACAGCAGGTGAAGCCTGAATTTGAGGCTCCGGCACCCCGGCTCCGGTTCTCGCACAAAAACAGGCCGAGCGGAGCCTGGCCAAACACGGCCTGAATCACTAGATGGAATCCGAGCGGACAAGCAAAAGTCATCCGACTGGCTGCTTTAGATTTTAGACAGTCCAAAAGGAAAACCAACCACCGGGGGATACTAGTGTTTCTGATGGGTCCATTAGATGCCCAGTTAGTCAAGTTGGGCCAACTAGTTTATATTCCGGAGTGGGCCTCTCTTCTCGTATGACCAGCTGCTGAAATCGAGCCTGAACTGAAGGCCTCAAATAGCTCGTACAACAAGCCGTGGGCTTATAAACATAGAATTGCTCAGAACTAGAGAGTaactagggcctgtttggatgggCTTACATCTAAAAATACTCCAGTTGTTTCTCAAACAAAAATTCTAAAATACTCCAGTTTATATACAGCTACAAGCTAATAGTCCGCGCGTTGCTACGTTCATACAAAATTTGAATAAAATAACAATCATTCCaaagaaaacatatctaacaatgATGAACAGGTCACGGTAGACACAAACACAAAAGCAAAGTGTTATCTAATAAGACTAAATTTGTGCATGACAAAAACAAAGTCCAACTCACAAaagatgtactccctccgtcccaaattaaGTGTCATTCTCGCTTTTTGAGTAGTCAAACCCTTTTAACTTTGACcagatatataagaaaatattaatatttatagtacaaattagtatcattagatagatcattgaatctactactttcataataaacttaattGGAGATAAAAAAATGTTAGTAATATTTTCAATAAACTTAGCAAAACATAACAAAATTTGACCGCCACGGGTATATACCATAgcgacacttattttgggatgaaggaagtactccctccatcccataaTAACTGCACATCCTGTTTTTAAGGAGTCCAACTTTGTCTTATTCCTTGCACCCCTTTTGTCTCCAAGTGTTCTAGTAGTGCCATTCTCTTACCTAGATATTCGGTTGAAGCTCTAGCCCACACGTTTGTCGTTCGCTGCTTTTGCCTCCTTGCTCGTTGCCCCAAGATTCGTATCCGCACACCCCAACCCTAGATCTACTTTTGGATTGGATGCAATTCATCGTAAAGGACTCCGTCAGCACATCATAATCTACCAGCTGGTTTCTCACAATGGTACGGTGGAGTAGACGCAATCGAGCATCACTGAGGGCAGGTGCCAGGTCCTGGAGCAGATGAGATACATGTAGGGGAAGGAAGCCGATTAGATGGCGCCGTAGCCTTGCAGCGACAGGATGGCGCTAACTGCAAACACCACAAAATGTCGTGGTATTCACACCCTTCCTTCAAGTGTGGGTTTAAGGTCCACACTCACCATTTCTTTCGAGTTTTGCTTCACTATTACAATCTCAAGTTGCAGCACCGGAATCCAAATGTCATCCTGCCTATTCTACCCCCCAAGCATGTGCATGTGTTGCTTCACGCGTTAGTATTAAAAAAGACATAGAATTCCATCTATTCTAATGTAATCCAACTTTGTGGGTGTAGGTGTGGGTACAAAATATTGCTCGCGGCTACGAGCTAGTGTGGATATAAAAATTTACTCGATATACATGTAATATGTTGCGAACAATTATTTACTTGACCTGCCGCCATCCCTAATTGTAGGATGTGCATCGATGCTATCAGTGACTAAAAACAACTGAAGTTATAGTCTACAAAGAATAACCATTAGATTGTGATCCAACACTTCACATGTCATCTTCAATACTATCTCGTTACTATGTATATTATCGTGGGCTCTTGATATTTGTTATTGCTAGCGAGTTTAGTTTTACGCTCGTAGACACTGGCACCATCCACACCACCCGTTGGCGACCCGTGGTATCAGCTCTGCTACCATTGCCTCCCACTAATCCCTCGGCCTAACCATGGGGTCGTTCGGCTGATGATTTCTATAGTTATGGTTATGGCTGCCGTAGCTTTTGGTATAATATTTTATACCTGTCTGCTGCCGCCGCCATAGCCAGAAGAATACCTGCCGTTGCTTTTGCTACAATATTTTATATCAAGCCAGagccaaatcaactggagggacgGAGAGCGTGGAGTAAAAGAAttggaaaaataaataaatgtatGGCAAAGCATGTTTTCACACGCGCAAGTTCAAATAGATGGTAACCCAGCTGGGTTGTGACACGAGCATTCCCAAATGGCCAAAATCTCAAATCGGGCAGGCCATGGCGGCTGAGCCTGTTCAAAATCTCAAATCGGGCAGGCCATGGCGGCTGAGCTGTTCAAGAGgccgtaaatgatcgtggattatttactgttgattagtttggtataagagaaaaatactatttttgaTTGGAAGCGAGCCAACGTGCTAGCGCTACCTGGCGGTGATCAACAACTTCCCAGGTCGTCCTGTATCTGCATGGACAGGCTCACATCCCACTGGCACAGCCGCAAACCGCGCGCTCCCGTCTCAAAAGCAAAAAACACCCCTCGCGTGCCCCTTCAAACCTTCATCAAACACCCGTTGCgcagccccctccctctcctcacCTCCTCGGCTCCTCTCCCGCAGTCCCACTCCCACGCGCATTCCGCCGCGCGGctcccgagagagagagagagatggccaGGCACGCCAAGACGGACTCCGACGTGACGAGCCTGGCGGCGTCCACGCCGCCGCGGTCCCCGCGCGGCCGCCCGGCCTACTACGTCCTCAGCCCCGCCGCCTCCCACCCGGACGTTCACCTGGGCGCCTCCGGCGGCGTCGCGGGGACCACCCCGGCCGAGTCTCCGCTCCACTAccacttccaccaccaccaccgtggcTCGAgtggcggcgtcggcggcggcgccggcgccggcatgCACCACTCGCGGGAGTCCTCCACGGGGCGGCtcctcttctccgaccagctccgcTCCGGCGGCGACGTCGCCGCGGTGGTGAGCGTCCCCTGGCGCCGGCTCGGGCACGGCAGCGGCGCCGGCAGCGtcggggacgacgacgacgaggacgcgTCCCTGATGCGCGGCGGCGGCTTCGCGGAGTCGCCGTGGCGGTGCTACGCGCTCGGCGCGTTCGCGTTCGTCGCCGTGTTCGCCTTCTTCCTGCTCGTGCTGTGGGGCGCCAGCAGGTCGTACaagcctcacgtcgtcgtcaagGTCCGTCCCTCGTCACTCCCTCTTACTATGGCACTAGCCTCGGTTTGCTCTGTGTTCACTGAGAAACAAAAACTATCTGGTGTGCGAGTATAATACAATGCATCGTCTTCGAGTTCTTCGATTTGTCTTCATTTTCAAAACAAACTCTAAATTTATTAGACTGATTCTCTAGCAGCAACAGTACTATGTTCAGCTCTTCAATCCAGGGCAGTACTGTAATGTGCTCTACTACCTTTGTACACATGAGAAACATGTAGTACTTCCGAGCGTACAATGCCTCTCCATTCCATCCAAGAAAATAGCATTCCAAGACATTGCATTTTAACTGACCAGCAgtctagcatttgcatccaaTCCAAGGAAACATTTTGGGTACCGAAACGTTTTGGAATTTGGAAGCTAGTCTGGCCAAGAAAAACAGCTGGCCGCCGCCGCGAAACCTGCATTCCTTATTTGTTGCAATTTATGGGCGACGGCGGCGCGCACAGATCGCGGCCGATTTTGCTTAGTACTCATCACGTCCGTTTGTGCGTGCCTTTGCTGACAATGGCTCTCCCGGTGCACTCACTGTCACTGCAGAGCGTGGTGTTCGAGTCGTACCACATCCAGGGCGGCACGGACCGGACGGGCGTCCCGACGAAGATGATGTCCGTGAACGCGACGGTGCGGCTGCGCTTCCGCAACCGGGGCACCTTCTTCAGCCTGCACGTCACGGCCACGCCGTTCCTCCTCTTCTACGGCGACCTCACCG encodes:
- the LOC136473765 gene encoding uncharacterized protein, translating into MARHAKTDSDVTSLAASTPPRSPRGRPAYYVLSPAASHPDVHLGASGGVAGTTPAESPLHYHFHHHHRGSSGGVGGGAGAGMHHSRESSTGRLLFSDQLRSGGDVAAVVSVPWRRLGHGSGAGSVGDDDDEDASLMRGGGFAESPWRCYALGAFAFVAVFAFFLLVLWGASRSYKPHVVVKSVVFESYHIQGGTDRTGVPTKMMSVNATVRLRFRNRGTFFSLHVTATPFLLFYGDLTVASGDMAEFYQPRKSGRMVTVSVVGKQVPLYGAGASLHSKPNNGRLGPAVVPVRLGFVLRARAHILGLLVKSKFYRRVHCRLDIREAHLGRPARGVASGCEYHDGLR